One genomic region from Vitis riparia cultivar Riparia Gloire de Montpellier isolate 1030 chromosome 17, EGFV_Vit.rip_1.0, whole genome shotgun sequence encodes:
- the LOC117904479 gene encoding agmatine deiminase, which yields MEIEGTPALHGYHMPAEWEPHSQCWMGWPERPDNWRDHAGPAQRVFTEVASAISKFEPVTVCASAAQWANARSLLPQHIRVVEMSMDDSWFRDTGPTFVVIKPTPSSAAPVQKIAGIDWNFNSWGGYDDGCYNDWSLDLLVAKKILEIERVPRFPQSMILEGGSIHVDGEGTCLTTEECLLNKNRNPHLTKEQIEAELKSYLGVKKVIWLPRGLFGDDDTNGHIDNMCCFAKPGVVLLSWTDDELDPQYERSVEAFSVLSNATDARGRKLQIIKLHVPGPLYMTDEEASGILQDDNAKLRVAGTRLAASYVNFYIANGRIIAPVFGDQKWDDEAVRVLSLAFPNHEVVGIKGAREIALAGGNIHCITQQQPAIA from the exons ATGGAGATAGAGGGGACGCCGGCTCTCCATGGATACCACATGCCTGCAGAGTGGGAACCCCATTCACAGTGTTGGATGGGTTGGCCT GAGCGTCCAGATAACTGGCGAGACCATGCAGGGCCTGCCCAACGCGTATTCACTGAAGTAGCATCTGCAATCTCAAAGTTTGAGCCTGTGACTGTCTGTGCAAGTGCTGCTCAG TGGGCCAATGCACGTAGCCTGCTACCACAACATATCAGGGTTGTTGAGATGAGTATGGATGATTCTTGGTTCCGTGATACTGGACCGACT TTTGTTGTAATCAAGCCCACACCAAGTTCTGCTGCTCCAGTGCAAAAGATTGCAGGAATTGATTGGAATTTTAATAGTTGGGGAG GCTATGATGATGGTTGTTACAATGATTGGAGTCTTGATCTTCTCGTGGCAAAGAAG ATTCTGGAAATTGAGAGGGTTCCCAGGTTTCCACAGTCTATGATTCTTGAAGGTGGAAGTATTCATGTAGATGGAGAAG gaACTTGCCTTACTACAGAGGAGTGCCTCTTGAATAAAAATAGGAACCCGCATTTGACTAAGGAGCAAATAGAGGCTGAGCTTAAGTCCTATCTTGGAGTCAAGAAAGTTATTTGGTTGCCTCGCGGATTATTTG GTGATGATGATACTAATGGCCATATTGACAATATGTGCTGTTTTGCAAAGCCTGGTGTGGTTTTGTTGTCCTGGACTGATGATGAATTAGATCCTCAATATGAACGTTCTGTTGAAGCCTTTTCTGTTCTCTCCAATGCTACTGATGCTAGAGGtagaaaattacaaataatCAAACTTCACGTGCCAGGGCCTCTTTATATGACAGATGAAGAGGCTTCTGGAATTCTTCAG GATGATAATGCTAAACTGAGAGTTGCTGGTACAAGACTTGCTGCTTCCTATGTTAACTTCTATATTGCCAATGGAAGGATCATAGCACCAGTATTTGGGGACCAAAAGTGGGATGATGAAGCTGTTCGTGTCCTGTCTCTGGCCTTTCCAAATCATGAA GTGGTAGGAATTAAAGGTGCAAGGGAGATTGCTTTGGCAGGTGGAAATATACATTGCATCACACAGCAGCAGCCAGCCATTGCCTAG
- the LOC117904480 gene encoding serine/threonine-protein kinase 16: MGCSFSGLNALYDAVNGGGDVWINENRFRIVRPLGEGGFAYVFLVKEVVTDSSSSASKKFKDPSHVSDDGTYAMKKVLIQNSEQLELVREEIRVSSLFSHPNLLPLLDHAIIAVKTPQEGAWKHEAYLLFPVHLDGTLLDNANVMKAKKEFFSTSDVLQIFRQLCAGLKHMHSLEPPYAHNDVKPGNVLLTHRKGQPPLAVLMDFGSARPARKQIRSRSEALQLQEWASEHCSAPFRAPELWDCPSHADIDERTDIWSLGCTLYAIMYGVSPFEYALGESGGSLQLAIVNAQIKWPAGPKPPYPEALHQFVTWMLQPQATVRPRIDDIIIHVDKLIAKFLH; the protein is encoded by the exons atGGGATGCTCATTCTCAGGACTGAATGCACTATACGATGCTGTAAATGGGGGCGGAGATGTCTGGATCAATGAGAACCGTTTCAGGATCGTGAGGCCTCTCGGCGAAGGTGGCTTCGCTTATGTTTTTCTGGTCAAAGAGGTGGTAACTGACTCATCCTCTTCAGCTTCCAAAAAATTCAAAGACCCTTCTCACGTCTCAG ATGATGGCACTTATGCAATGAAGAAAGTTCTAATTCAAAATAGCGAGCAGTTGGAATTGGTGAGGGAAGAGATCCGTGTTTCCTCATTGTTCAGTCATCCCAATCTTCTTCCACTTCTTGATCATGCGATCATTGCAGTTAAG ACCCCACAAGAAGGTGCTTGGAAACATGAAGCATACTTGTTATTTCCTGTTCATTTGGATGGAACATTACTGGACAATGCCAATGTTATGAAAGCCAAAAAGGAATTCTTTTCGACCTCGGATGTTCTTCAAATATTCCGGCAG CTTTGTGCAGGGCTCAAGCATATGCACAGTCTTGAGCCTCCATATGCACATAACGATGTCAAGCCTGGTAATGTACTTTTAACACATAGAAAGGGACAACCACCTCTTGCTGTATTGATGGATTTTGGAAGTGCTCGTCCTGCAAGGAAGCAAATTCGTTCTCGTTCAGAAGCATTGCAGTTGCAG GAGTGGGCATCTGAGCACTGTTCAGCACCTTTCCGAGCTCCTGAATTGTGGGATTGTCCAAGCCATGCAGACATTGATGAACGAACTGATATTTGGTCGTTAGGGTGCACTCTGTATGCAATAAT GTATGGAGTTTCTCCATTTGAGTATGCACTTGGGGAATCTGGAGGAAGTCTACAGTTGGCCATTGTAAATGCACAAATAAAGTGGCCAGCTGGTCCTAAGCCCCCATATCCAGAAGCTCTCCACCAGTTTGTGACATGGATGCTTCAGCCTCAGGCCACTGTCCGCCCTCGCATTGATGATATCATTATTCATGTTGACAAGTTAATCGCCAAGTTTTTGcattaa